The Kribbella jejuensis region CACGACCTTGGTCGGGATCTCCCCGGCCTCTTCGAAGCCTGCCTCGGCCGGTATGCCGGTGATCGCGAAGTACGGGTCACCCGAGGCCTCCTCGCCCAGGTCGAGGATCTCGATCAGGCGGTTGAGGTACAGGTTGTCGCCGTCGTTGGTGAGCATGTGGACCGGGGACACGGGACGGTAGACCGAGCCGCCGACGGTCTCGCTCAGGTGGCGCGCGGGGCTACCGTCGAGCCAGTCCATGTGGCAGGGCGACGTCGACAGGCACAGGACGACGTACGGGTTGTGGTGCAGGTGCCAGCCCTGCGCCGTACCGGGCTGCAGCTCGACCTCCCAGACGCGGACGCGCGAGTTCTTCAGCAGCACGCGGGTCCCGATCTCCCCGAGCACGACCTCGGTGCCGTCCGGCGCGGTGACAGTAGTACCAGCAGTCATGCGCTCAGGCTAGCCGGACTCGGGGTTGGGGCACTTCTTAGAATGGGCGGATGCGGAAAGACGGCACACGTTTTCCGACCCGAGTCGGTTAAGCTTCGGGCACGATCGAGAGGACATCAGATGCGGCCACCGGCAGTGCGGATGGTGGATGTCGCCGCGCTCGCGGGCGTCTCCGCCGGCACCGCGTCCAAGGCGCTGAACAACACCGGCCAGCTCAGCCAGGAGACCCGCGACCGGGTGCTGCAGGCCGCCGCGAAGCTGGGTTTCACGCCCGATTCCCGTGGCCGCGCGCTCTCCTCCGGCCGCACGTACACGGTCGCGCTGCTGACCACCGACAGCACCGGCCGGTTCAGCATCCCGATCATGCGCGGCGTCGAGGACGTCCTGAGCGCCGGCGAGCTGGCCACCGTGCTCTGCGACACCCGCGACGACCCGCTGCGCGAGCAGACGTACCTGCGCTCGATGGTTGCCCGCGGCGTCGACGGAATCGTCGTCACCGGCCGGCGGACCGAGCCGCGGCCGCCGATCGACGTACCGCTGCCGGTCGTCTACGCGATGGCCCCCTCGAGCAACCCGCGGGACGCGTCGGTGATCGTCGACGACGCCGGCGGAGCCGCCGCCGCGATCAACCACCTGCTCAGCCTCGGTCGCACCCGGATCGCCCACATCACCGGCCCGGCCACCCATCGGTCCGCCGTCGGGCGGGCCGAGGCGGTCGCCGCGACCGCCGGCGAGGCCCTCTGCGGCGAGCCCTTGTACGGCGAATGGACCGAGCGCTGGGGCCGCCAGGCGACCGACGTCGTACTGCGGCAGAACCCGGACGCGATCAGCTGCGGCAGCGACCAGATCGCGCGCGGCGTCTGCGACCGCCTCCGTGAACTCGGCCGCAGCGTCCCCGAGGACGTTGCCGTGACCGGCTACGACAACTGGCCGGTGATGGCGCTGGCGAGCCGTCCGCCGCTCACCACGGTCGACCCACGGCTCGAGGACCTCGGCCGCCGCGCTGCCACCCTGCTGCTGAAGGCGATCGCGGGCAGGCCGCATCACGGCGTCCTCGAACTCCCGGCCCAGCTGATCACCCGGGAGTCGACGCTAGGGTCCTGATTTCCGGCGGTCTTCGCGCTGCGGCCGGGAGGCCCAGCGGTAGGCGAAGAAGACCCAGGCGAGCGCGGGCAGCCCGAAGATCGCCGCGGCGAACTCGCGCCCGAAGACCAGGAACAGCAGGCCCGCGAGCGCGAACGGCAACGCCATCCAGACCGCGCCGACGAACGCGGCCCACCGCCACTTCCCCGGCTTGCGCGGCGCGG contains the following coding sequences:
- a CDS encoding LacI family DNA-binding transcriptional regulator — protein: MRPPAVRMVDVAALAGVSAGTASKALNNTGQLSQETRDRVLQAAAKLGFTPDSRGRALSSGRTYTVALLTTDSTGRFSIPIMRGVEDVLSAGELATVLCDTRDDPLREQTYLRSMVARGVDGIVVTGRRTEPRPPIDVPLPVVYAMAPSSNPRDASVIVDDAGGAAAAINHLLSLGRTRIAHITGPATHRSAVGRAEAVAATAGEALCGEPLYGEWTERWGRQATDVVLRQNPDAISCGSDQIARGVCDRLRELGRSVPEDVAVTGYDNWPVMALASRPPLTTVDPRLEDLGRRAATLLLKAIAGRPHHGVLELPAQLITRESTLGS